In a genomic window of Nitrosarchaeum sp.:
- a CDS encoding 50S ribosomal protein L1, whose protein sequence is MITEAKLADMIKEAKTGSKQRKFTQSVEMILVFKDIDVKKGFALNEVVQLPKTSSPSTVCIMATGDMGQKAKAAKADAVVGSDELDRFAANKRASRKFINKYDFFLADTQIMPVVGKVLGQLLGPRGKMPTPVPFNASIESFLTRFRASIKVRARATLAMSCKIGDETMSDADLAINAHAVLAAVEKKLPNGDKNMKRIIIKTTMGKPVKQIEEVKKKHA, encoded by the coding sequence ATGATTACCGAGGCAAAGCTTGCAGATATGATCAAAGAGGCCAAGACTGGCAGTAAACAACGCAAGTTTACACAGTCTGTCGAGATGATCTTAGTCTTCAAAGACATTGATGTCAAAAAGGGCTTTGCATTAAACGAAGTAGTTCAACTACCAAAGACAAGTTCTCCATCAACTGTTTGCATTATGGCAACAGGAGATATGGGTCAAAAAGCAAAAGCAGCAAAAGCCGATGCAGTTGTCGGTTCTGATGAATTAGATAGATTTGCAGCAAACAAAAGAGCATCTAGAAAATTCATCAACAAATATGATTTCTTTTTGGCAGATACACAAATCATGCCAGTAGTTGGTAAAGTATTGGGTCAGCTATTAGGTCCAAGAGGCAAAATGCCAACGCCAGTTCCATTTAACGCATCAATTGAATCATTTCTAACAAGATTCAGAGCATCAATCAAAGTAAGAGCAAGAGCAACATTGGCAATGTCATGTAAAATTGGAGATGAGACGATGAGTGATGCAGACTTGGCAATCAATGCACATGCAGTACTTGCTGCAGTTGAAAAGAAATTACCAAACGGAGATAAGAACATGAAAAGAATTATCATTAAAACCACAATGGGAAAACCAGTTAAACAGATAGAAGAGGTCAAGAAGAAACATGCATGA
- a CDS encoding Lrp/AsnC family transcriptional regulator, whose translation MNLHLLIHHPPFLNRLQKFDDLDMKLLFELTKDGSISVPELSKKLGINASVLYSRIKRLVKKKLIKKFTITVDESLLGVGVKASIGVNRDPKLKDTIHKQLLATPEVMSISEVTGRFDIIVNVQTKNLEVLHSIVIEKLGKIDGIINTETFVELQKTDKDPVYSAV comes from the coding sequence ATGAACTTACATTTATTAATTCACCATCCTCCATTTTTGAATAGATTGCAGAAGTTTGATGACCTTGATATGAAACTTTTATTTGAGTTGACAAAAGACGGTTCAATCTCAGTTCCAGAACTATCAAAAAAACTAGGAATCAATGCATCTGTTTTGTACAGCAGAATAAAGAGACTAGTAAAAAAGAAACTAATTAAAAAATTCACAATAACTGTAGATGAATCTCTTTTGGGAGTAGGGGTAAAGGCATCGATTGGTGTTAACCGCGATCCAAAACTCAAAGATACTATTCACAAACAACTCTTGGCAACCCCTGAGGTCATGTCGATTTCTGAAGTTACCGGAAGATTTGACATTATAGTAAATGTCCAGACAAAAAATCTCGAGGTACTTCATTCTATAGTAATTGAGAAGCTAGGAAAAATCGACGGAATAATTAACACTGAAACTTTTGTAGAGTTACAAAAAACGGATAAAGATCCAGTTTATTCTGCGGTATAA
- a CDS encoding 50S ribosomal protein L11, whose translation MVDAQKISSLVTGGAASAGPPLGPALGPLGVNIMEIIKAINDKTKDFEGMKVPVTVSVFPDTKKWEIEIGIPSAAALLLKEAGVQKGTGTAGTAWVGDITIDSVVKVAKTKLEKSYATSLKSVAKTIIGTCSSLGIKVEGKTPKEITAEINAGKWDAKLN comes from the coding sequence ATGGTAGACGCACAAAAAATATCTTCACTTGTAACAGGAGGAGCTGCATCTGCAGGACCACCACTAGGTCCAGCTTTGGGCCCATTGGGTGTAAACATCATGGAGATCATCAAGGCAATTAACGATAAAACAAAAGATTTTGAAGGAATGAAAGTTCCAGTAACAGTTTCAGTTTTTCCAGATACTAAAAAGTGGGAGATTGAAATTGGAATTCCATCAGCTGCTGCCCTACTACTAAAAGAAGCAGGAGTTCAGAAAGGAACCGGTACTGCAGGAACAGCTTGGGTGGGAGACATCACCATTGATTCGGTAGTAAAAGTTGCAAAGACAAAACTAGAGAAGTCATATGCAACTTCACTAAAATCTGTAGCTAAAACAATTATTGGAACTTGCTCATCACTTGGAATCAAAGTGGAAGGAAAGACTCCAAAAGAGATCACTGCCGAGATTAATGCCGGCAAGTGGGACGCAAAATTAAACTAA
- a CDS encoding transcription elongation factor Spt5, with protein sequence MSEEIKSHLFAIRTTGGQEKVVMRLLEAKASNNKMNIQSVLLVDNLKGYVVIEAINPSDAYMAVEGIRHIRGQLRGELEFKDIEGYLVKKSTVSQLTVDNIVEITGGPFKGMKATITRIDVDKEEATVVLLDASYQLPVTVDANYLKLSSES encoded by the coding sequence ATGTCTGAAGAAATAAAATCACACCTTTTTGCAATAAGAACCACAGGAGGTCAAGAGAAAGTGGTAATGAGATTACTAGAAGCTAAGGCAAGTAACAATAAGATGAATATTCAATCCGTATTACTAGTTGATAATCTAAAAGGTTATGTCGTCATTGAGGCAATTAATCCAAGTGATGCATATATGGCAGTTGAAGGAATTAGACATATTCGCGGTCAACTAAGAGGAGAATTAGAATTCAAAGATATTGAAGGATATCTGGTCAAGAAATCCACAGTTTCACAATTAACAGTAGATAACATAGTTGAGATCACTGGCGGTCCATTCAAAGGAATGAAAGCCACGATCACAAGAATTGATGTAGACAAGGAAGAAGCAACCGTAGTCTTACTTGACGCATCATATCAATTGCCAGTAACTGTCGACGCCAACTACCTAAAACTCTCTAGTGAGTCTTAG
- a CDS encoding protein translocase SEC61 complex subunit gamma, with the protein MNPKQTLKNMANTMKMAKKPDKDEYQQHLRLVLLGIGGVGAIGFTIQFVFSVITFGR; encoded by the coding sequence ATGAACCCAAAGCAGACTTTGAAAAACATGGCAAACACTATGAAGATGGCCAAAAAGCCAGACAAAGATGAGTATCAACAACATCTTAGATTAGTATTATTAGGAATTGGAGGAGTAGGTGCCATTGGATTTACAATACAGTTTGTCTTTTCGGTAATTACGTTTGGTAGGTAA
- a CDS encoding D-aminoacyl-tRNA deacylase translates to MELLVAYRDDPAGYNMANFLSQEMKKEGDIYRGKYYDLLIISTPAISADWLEEKYDYDGFVFLSKHAAESGVLALTCHSTGNFSEAKFGGNDRQVAVPHPFIQKTYLQTLWNNKSLFSDFQITIEATHHGPTALSKPTIFIEIGTTEKQWTDVTLCNSVATIVHQVMSGHIKASPTAICFGGTHYPDKFTNELLEGAYSLGTVVPKHALDNIDESLFSEILSKNKMATAALLDWGGLGPSKQKILELLKTTNLEVIQL, encoded by the coding sequence ATGGAGCTGCTAGTAGCTTATCGCGATGACCCTGCCGGATACAATATGGCAAATTTTCTTTCTCAAGAAATGAAAAAAGAAGGTGATATCTATCGCGGAAAATACTATGATTTGCTGATAATTTCAACTCCTGCAATTTCAGCTGATTGGTTAGAAGAAAAATATGATTATGATGGATTTGTTTTTCTATCAAAACATGCTGCAGAATCTGGAGTATTGGCACTTACCTGTCACAGCACTGGAAATTTCTCTGAAGCCAAGTTTGGTGGAAATGACAGACAGGTTGCAGTACCACATCCGTTTATCCAAAAAACATATCTTCAAACTTTATGGAACAATAAATCCCTTTTTTCTGATTTTCAAATTACTATAGAGGCAACTCATCATGGACCAACCGCACTATCGAAACCTACAATATTCATTGAAATTGGAACCACCGAAAAGCAGTGGACTGATGTAACGTTGTGCAATTCAGTAGCTACTATAGTTCATCAAGTGATGAGTGGTCATATCAAAGCATCACCCACTGCTATCTGCTTTGGAGGAACTCATTATCCAGACAAATTTACAAATGAATTATTGGAAGGTGCATACTCCCTTGGGACTGTTGTGCCAAAACATGCCTTAGATAATATTGATGAGAGTTTGTTTTCTGAAATTTTATCAAAAAATAAAATGGCAACAGCTGCTTTGCTTGATTGGGGAGGATTGGGTCCAAGCAAACAAAAAATTCTTGAACTACTAAAGACAACCAATCTTGAGGTAATCCAATTATGA
- a CDS encoding MGMT family protein: MSLDKKIYKKLLEVPKGKITTYGELAKAVGLKNGQRAVGKIMNKNPYPVIIPCHRVIKSDGKIGGYAYGEEIKSNMLSKEGIKIQNGKILDFENSIYRF; encoded by the coding sequence ATGAGTCTTGATAAAAAAATTTACAAAAAATTACTTGAAGTGCCAAAGGGAAAAATTACAACATATGGGGAACTGGCAAAAGCAGTTGGTCTAAAAAATGGACAACGAGCAGTTGGAAAAATTATGAACAAGAATCCATATCCTGTAATTATTCCGTGTCATAGAGTTATCAAGTCAGATGGAAAGATAGGTGGATATGCATACGGTGAAGAAATAAAATCAAATATGTTATCCAAAGAGGGAATAAAGATTCAAAACGGAAAAATTTTGGATTTTGAAAATTCTATCTATCGATTCTAG